A window of the Henckelia pumila isolate YLH828 chromosome 3, ASM3356847v2, whole genome shotgun sequence genome harbors these coding sequences:
- the LOC140890654 gene encoding shewanella-like protein phosphatase 2 yields MVLQNVNCGLLPSLLSSFVDTFIDFSVSGGLFLPPDPLNNSNTPLQTVFPQPSRLIAIGDLHGDLIKSKQALRLAGLIGPDDHWSGGSATVVQVGDIFDRGGDEIKLLYFFEKLKREATKTGGLVITMNGNHEIMNVDGDFRYVTREGFEEFKNWAMWQCVGNVMKKMCNGVEENHVIKDLFDGVPCEFRNIRPELLDGVRARVAAMRPNGLIANRFLSKNQTVVVVGDSVFAHGGLLKKHVSYGLERVNKDVRDWIRGANEKVANQLVRGRNSIVWLRNFSNELAKDCDCSMLEHVLETIPGVKRMIMGHTIQSGGINAICGNRAIRIDVGMSWGCGNGLPEVLEIIENSEVRILTSNPLYLKGYGASLPPNEKEGIGSLIPEQGVRQIEVNA; encoded by the coding sequence ATGGTATTGCAGAACGTTAACTGCGGCCTTCTACCTTCCCTCCTCTCCTCCTTCGTCGACACTTTCATCGATTTCTCCGTCAGCGGCGGCCTTTTCTTGCCTCCAGATCCATTGAACAACTCCAATACCCCCTTGCAAACTGTATTTCCTCAGCCCAGCCGCCTCATTGCAATCGGGGATCTCCACGGAGACCTTATCAAGTCCAAGCAGGCCTTAAGACTGGCGGGTTTGATCGGCCCAGATGATCATTGGTCTGGCGGGTCGGCTACTGTGGTACAGGTGGGTGATATTTTTGATCGTGGCGGGGATGAGATTAAGTTGTTGTATTTCTTTGAGAAATTGAAGAGAGAGGCTACCAAAACAGGTGGTCTTGTTATTACTATGAATGGGAATCATGAGATCATGAATGTTGATGGGGACTTCCGGTATGTGACGCGTGAGGGGTTCGAGGAGTTTAAGAATTGGGCAATGTGGCAATGTGTGGGGAATGTTATGAAGAAAATGTGTAATGGGGTGGAAGAAAACCATGTGATTAAGGATTTGTTTGATGGGGTGCCTTGTGAATTCCGAAACATTAGGCCGGAGTTGCTGGACGGTGTTAGAGCTCGAGTTGCTGCTATGAGGCCAAATGGCTTGATAGCAAATAGATTCTTGTCCAAGAACCAGACAGTTGTTGTAGTCGGGGACTCGGTTTTTGCTCATGGAGGGTTGTTGAAGAAACATGTATCATACGGATTAGAGCGTGTGAACAAAGATGTAAGGGATTGGATTCGTGGGGCGAATGAGAAGGTGGCGAATCAATTGGTTAGGGGGAGGAATTCTATCGTTTGGTTGAGGAATTTTTCGAACGAGTTGGCCAAAGATTGTGATTGTTCAATGCTTGAGCATGTACTCGAGACCATTCCTGGAGTGAAGAGAATGATCATGGGACATACAATTCAGAGTGGTGGTATTAATGCAATTTGTGGTAACCGAGCAATAAGGATAGATGTGGGAATGTCGTGGGGGTGTGGGAATGGATTGCCAGAGGTTCTGGAGATCATTGAAAACTCGGAGGTTCGCATTTTGACTTCTAATCCTTTGTATCTGAAAGGGTATGGAGCTTCTCTGCCTCCCAATGAGAAAGAAGGCATTGGTTCATTGATCCCAGAACAAGGAGTGAGGCAAATTGAGGTGAATGCTTGA